One region of Rana temporaria chromosome 11, aRanTem1.1, whole genome shotgun sequence genomic DNA includes:
- the LOC120917801 gene encoding heat shock factor-binding protein 1-like: MADNADPKTVQDLTDVVQNLLQQMQDKFQTMSDQIIGRIDEMSTRIDDLEKNIADLMTQAGVDEEDPGNKQAPK; the protein is encoded by the exons ATGGCGGACAATGCGGATCCCAAGACGGTGCAAGACCTGACCGACGTG GTGCAGAATCTTCTCCAGCAGATGCAGGACAAGTTCCAGACCATGTCTGACCAGATCATCGGCAGAA TCGATGAGATGAGCACACGCATTGATGACCTGGAGAAGAACATCGCAGATCTTATGACACAGGCCGGTGTGGATGAGGAGGACCCAGGAAACAAG cAGGCCCCCAAGTGA